Proteins from one Enoplosus armatus isolate fEnoArm2 chromosome 4, fEnoArm2.hap1, whole genome shotgun sequence genomic window:
- the tti2 gene encoding TELO2-interacting protein 2 has product MELSSLLHDLHLSPSSSEKPLPSLPPITELLSRLQEKLIGASSDSESSPLIGRVERLFQTADPHWLFSPISANQDDGWAGLQVAYSSLVSALIGCAALPLCEGDCSSLPAAAYRSVPSRAVPVCSALRALLGTLGNWEAGGGAREGRTGLLLTVAPPICVFAVTHFQDQVWTSSSSRVAAQNLQEVLLKVGGWRDSPHLLMGDGSQGEEEEGGGKSRGVLGGILNVLQPQLTKDAWQRCEAVKLVFAWTLLQVTRPSLSPHLTHLLPPSLLLNDHYRPENCMLGVRCLHHIVLNTPAADLRQFNRAEVLYQALFKHLYTTEAAVIQPVLSCLLDLLLVLEKPPSSLAPSSSRRKPCRHDDVLRLVLTHMEAEHKVALRHVYASALPPYIDRMGVAVCRHLQQVERVVLGYLEVRDPPEETSRLKILEVLQKTTRAAWPRMPCRVDVLLRCLLKFLLDVSSDSQLCDSVRQKLMDQTSLCLKLLDGCSQGTLQPLLQQVDSSCCSSEVLSCLATVTMTTER; this is encoded by the exons ATGGAGCTCTCATCTTTACTTCATGACCttcatctctccccctcctcctcagagaagcccctcccctctcttcctccaatCACAGAGCTCCTGTCCCGGCTGCAGGAGAAGCTGATTGGTGCATCGTCAGACTCCGAATCGAGCCCCCTGATTGGTCGTGTTGAGCGTCTCTTCCAAACAGCAGATCCCCATTGGCTATTTTCCCCaatctcagccaatcaggatgaTGGGTGGGCGGGGCTTCAGGTGGCATACAGCTCTCTTGTCagtgctctgattggctgcgcAGCTCTGCCGCTCTGTGAGGGCGACTGCAGCTCTCTGCCCGCTGCAGCCTATCGCAGCGTCCCGAGTCGAGCTGTACCGGTATGCTCCGCCCTCAGAGCGCTGCTGGGAACTCTGGGAAACTGGGAGGCAGGGGGCGGAGCCAGAGAAGGTCGGACAGGtttgctgctgactgtagctcCTCCCATCTGTGTGTTCGCTGTCACACATTTCCAG GATCAGGTGTGgaccagctcctcctccagagtGGCGGCACAGAACCTGCAGGAGGTGCTGCTgaaggtgggggggtggagggacTCCCCCCACCTCCTGATGGGGGACGGGAgtcagggggaggaggaggagggtggagggaagaGCAGAGGAGTTCTGGGAGGAATCCTGAATGTCCTGCAGCCTCAGCTGACCAA agacGCGTGGCAGCGTTGTGAAGCAGTGAAGCTGGTGTTTGCTTGGACTCTCCTGCAG GTGACTcgcccctccctctcccctcacctgacccacctcctccccccctccctcctcctcaacGACCACTACAGACCAGAGAACTGCATGCTGGGAGTTCGCTGTCTGCACCACATTGTGCTCAACAcg CCTGCTGCAGATCTCCGTCAGTTCAACCGAGCTGAAGTTCTCTACCAGGCATTATTCAAACACCTGTACACCACAGAGGCTGCTGTCatacag ccgGTCCTGTCGTGTCTGTTGGAcctgttgttggttttggagaagcccccctcctctctcgccccctcctcctcccgcagGAAGCCCTGTCGCCATGACGACGTGCTGCGTCTGGTCCTGACACACATGGAGGCAGAGCACAAGGTGGCGCTGCGACACGTCTACGCCTCCGCTCTGCCTCCGTACATAGACAG GATGGGCGTGGCGGTGTGCAGAcacctgcagcaggtggagcGGGTGGTGCTGGGATACCTGGAGGTCAGAGATCCACCAGAAGAGACGAGTCGACTGAAGATCCTGGAGGTGCTGCAGAAAACCACCAGAGCAGCCTGGCCAcg gatgCCGTGTCGTGTCGACGTGTTGCTGCGCTGCCTGTTGAAGTTTCTGCTCGACGTGTCTTCGGACTCTCAGCTCTGTGATTCAGTCAGACAGAAGCTGATGGATCAGACCTCTCTCTGCCTCAAACTGCTGGACGGCTGCTCACAGGGAACCCTCCAG cctctcCTCCAGCAGGTCGACAGCAGCTGTTGCAGCTCTGAAGTGCTCAGCTGCCTAGCAACAGTAACTATGACGACAGAGAGGTGA